In the Streptomyces formicae genome, one interval contains:
- a CDS encoding MFS transporter — MAVVGDLRILLRLRNFRRLLAVRLISQGADGVYQVALATYVVFSPEKQASPGAIASAMAVLLLPYSLIGPFAGVLLDRWQRRQVFLYGNVLRAALASVTAVLMLSGVPDWLFYVSALCVTAVNRFVLAGLSAALPRVVDADRLVIANSLSPTAGTLAATAGGGLAFVVRLTGSDSDAAVVLLGSALYLCAALASLRMGRELLGPDPELVQPRLWAALAGTARGLTAGVRHLAQRPAAARALAAMTVMRFCYGALTVMVLMLCRYAWSSTESDGLALLGLAVGISGAGFFVAALVTPWAVGRLGAGGWIIACAGAAAVLEPALGLPFAPVPLLVAAFFLGLTTQGAKIATDTVVQSSVDDGFRGRIFSVYDVLFNVAFVGAAAVAALLLPPDGRSVPLVVGVAVLYAAITAAMARFSLQ, encoded by the coding sequence ATGGCTGTCGTCGGTGACCTGCGGATACTGCTGCGGCTGCGGAACTTCAGACGGCTGCTCGCCGTACGGCTGATCTCCCAGGGCGCGGACGGCGTCTACCAGGTCGCGCTCGCCACGTACGTGGTCTTCTCTCCGGAGAAGCAGGCATCCCCCGGAGCGATCGCCTCCGCGATGGCGGTGCTGTTGCTTCCCTACTCACTGATCGGCCCCTTCGCGGGCGTCCTCCTGGACCGCTGGCAGCGCCGACAGGTCTTCCTGTACGGCAACGTGCTGCGGGCCGCACTGGCCTCGGTGACCGCCGTGCTGATGCTGAGCGGCGTACCGGACTGGCTCTTCTACGTCTCCGCGCTGTGCGTCACGGCCGTCAACCGCTTCGTCCTCGCCGGACTCTCGGCCGCGCTGCCGCGGGTGGTGGACGCGGACCGCCTCGTCATCGCCAACTCCCTCTCGCCGACCGCGGGGACCCTCGCCGCGACGGCGGGCGGCGGACTCGCCTTCGTCGTGCGCCTGACCGGCTCGGACTCGGACGCGGCGGTGGTCCTCCTCGGATCCGCCCTGTACCTCTGCGCGGCGCTCGCCTCGCTCCGCATGGGCCGTGAACTGCTCGGCCCGGACCCGGAGCTGGTGCAGCCACGCCTCTGGGCCGCGCTCGCCGGAACCGCCCGCGGACTGACGGCGGGGGTGCGGCACCTGGCACAACGCCCGGCGGCCGCCCGCGCGCTGGCCGCGATGACGGTGATGCGGTTCTGCTACGGCGCCCTGACGGTCATGGTCCTGATGCTGTGCCGGTACGCCTGGTCGTCGACGGAGTCCGACGGGCTCGCGCTGCTCGGGCTCGCCGTGGGGATCTCCGGGGCCGGGTTCTTCGTGGCCGCCCTGGTGACGCCGTGGGCGGTGGGGCGGCTGGGAGCGGGCGGCTGGATCATCGCCTGTGCGGGTGCGGCGGCGGTCCTGGAACCGGCGCTCGGCCTCCCGTTCGCGCCCGTGCCGCTGCTCGTCGCCGCCTTCTTCCTCGGCCTGACGACCCAGGGCGCAAAGATCGCCACGGACACGGTGGTGCAGTCCTCGGTGGACGACGGCTTCCGCGGACGGATCTTTTCGGTCTACGACGTGCTGTTCAACGTCGCCTTCGTGGGCGCGGCGGCGGTGGCCGCGCTGCTGCTGCCGCCTGATGGACGGTCGGTTCCGCTGGTGGTCGGGGTGGCCGTGCTCTACGCGGCAATTACTGCGGCTATGGCCCGATTTAGCTTGCAGTAA
- a CDS encoding LppU/SCO3897 family protein: MTTPPPQGQNPYPPQGQNPYGQPQGVAPYGQQAPAPYPPQQGAPYPPQQGAPYPPHQGGPVPPPAAPSRKGRKLLLRIGGFILVAIIIGVVKWQMGKSDAETISVGSCMHNNGTQISPDLKEVDCSSSDSEFEVVEKFDNTSDSNKCEAVKTSEIAYYQQGKGHNVVLCLKKAK, translated from the coding sequence GTGACCACTCCGCCGCCCCAGGGCCAGAATCCGTACCCGCCCCAGGGTCAGAACCCGTATGGCCAGCCCCAGGGCGTCGCTCCGTACGGCCAGCAGGCCCCGGCGCCGTACCCGCCGCAGCAGGGCGCCCCGTACCCGCCCCAGCAGGGTGCGCCCTACCCGCCGCACCAGGGTGGTCCGGTCCCCCCGCCCGCGGCTCCTTCCCGCAAAGGCAGGAAGCTGCTCCTGCGCATCGGTGGCTTCATCCTGGTCGCGATCATCATCGGCGTCGTCAAGTGGCAGATGGGCAAGAGCGACGCCGAGACGATCTCGGTCGGTAGCTGCATGCACAACAACGGCACGCAGATATCGCCCGACCTCAAGGAAGTCGACTGCTCCTCCAGCGACTCCGAGTTCGAGGTCGTCGAGAAGTTCGACAACACCAGCGACAGCAACAAGTGCGAGGCCGTCAAGACCTCCGAGATCGCCTATTACCAGCAGGGCAAGGGTCACAACGTCGTGCTCTGCCTGAAGAAGGCCAAGTAG
- a CDS encoding CCA tRNA nucleotidyltransferase has protein sequence MPNANEDNPSALSQVQRRAVTELLRVSPVADDLARRFQEAGFALALVGGSVRDALLGRLGNDLDFTTDARPEDVLKIVRPWADAVWEVGIAFGTVGCQKEGYQIEVTTYRSEAYDRTSRKPEVSYGESIEEDLVRRDFTVNAMAVALPEKEFIDPHGGLDDLSERVLRTPGTPEESFSDDPLRMMRAARFAAQLDFEVAPEVVAAMKAMAERIEIVSAERVRDELNKLILSAHPREGLALLVDTGLADRVLPELPALRLERDEHHRHKDVYDHSLIVLEQAMALETEGPDLTLRIAALLHDIGKPKTRRFEDDGRVSFHHHEVVGAKMVKKRMTALKYSNELVKDVSRLVELHLRFHGYGTGEWTDSAVRRYVRDAGPLLNRLHKLTRSDCTTRNKRKANALSRAYDGLEERIARLQEQEELDSIRPDLDGNDIMEILGVRPGPVIGKAYKFLLELRLENGPMERDAAVAALKEWWAEQD, from the coding sequence GTGCCGAACGCCAATGAAGACAATCCCAGCGCACTGAGCCAGGTGCAGCGCCGCGCGGTCACCGAGCTGCTGCGTGTGTCCCCTGTCGCGGACGATCTCGCCCGCCGTTTCCAGGAGGCGGGTTTCGCCCTCGCCCTGGTCGGTGGCTCGGTCAGGGATGCCCTGCTGGGCCGGCTCGGCAATGATCTGGACTTCACCACCGACGCCCGCCCCGAGGACGTACTGAAGATCGTGCGTCCGTGGGCCGACGCGGTCTGGGAGGTCGGGATCGCCTTCGGCACGGTCGGCTGCCAGAAGGAGGGTTACCAGATCGAGGTCACGACGTACCGCTCCGAGGCGTACGACAGGACCTCGCGCAAGCCCGAGGTGTCCTACGGCGAATCCATCGAGGAAGACCTCGTACGCCGTGACTTCACCGTGAACGCGATGGCCGTGGCGCTCCCCGAGAAGGAGTTCATCGACCCGCACGGTGGTCTCGACGACCTTTCCGAGCGGGTTCTGCGGACCCCGGGGACGCCCGAGGAGTCCTTCTCGGACGATCCGCTGCGGATGATGCGGGCCGCGCGCTTCGCCGCGCAGCTGGACTTCGAGGTGGCCCCCGAGGTCGTCGCGGCCATGAAGGCGATGGCCGAGCGCATCGAGATCGTCTCCGCGGAGCGGGTGCGGGACGAGCTGAACAAGTTGATCCTCTCCGCACACCCGCGCGAGGGCCTTGCCCTCCTCGTCGACACGGGCCTGGCCGACCGGGTCCTGCCCGAGCTTCCCGCGCTGCGCCTGGAGCGGGACGAGCACCACCGCCACAAGGACGTCTACGACCACTCGCTGATCGTCCTGGAGCAGGCGATGGCGCTGGAGACCGAAGGTCCCGACCTGACGCTGCGCATCGCGGCGCTGCTGCACGACATCGGCAAGCCGAAGACGCGGCGCTTCGAGGACGACGGCCGGGTCTCGTTCCACCACCACGAGGTGGTCGGCGCCAAGATGGTCAAGAAGCGCATGACGGCGCTCAAGTACTCCAACGAGCTCGTGAAGGACGTCTCGCGTCTGGTCGAGCTGCACCTGCGCTTCCACGGCTACGGCACGGGAGAGTGGACGGATTCGGCGGTACGCCGCTATGTGCGGGACGCGGGCCCGCTCCTCAACCGACTGCACAAGCTGACCCGCTCCGACTGCACGACGCGCAACAAGCGCAAGGCGAATGCCCTGTCGCGCGCGTACGACGGCCTGGAGGAGCGCATCGCCCGCCTCCAGGAGCAGGAGGAGCTGGACTCGATCCGGCCCGACCTCGACGGCAACGACATCATGGAGATCCTGGGCGTGCGCCCCGGGCCCGTGATCGGCAAGGCCTACAAGTTCCTGCTGGAACTGCGCCTCGAGAACGGTCCGATGGAACGGGACGCCGCGGTGGCGGCGCTCAAGGAGTGGTGGGCCGAGCAGGACTGA
- a CDS encoding DUF6049 family protein — protein sequence MAEAADIPGTSPSPARRWLRRTAALLVGTPLLAGLLHVPAGPAAHAAVPRATKTAATGSNTVDVSLDALTPTVPGEDDTLTVSGTVTNDSKQTVTKAEVGLRLGPTLNSRSSIDGAAKRKGYVPGSDGSEVGGKYVEKFAKLAPGVRQDFSISIPVKELNLGADGVYQLGVAVTGQSSAQPYPQVLGFERTFLPWQPDATDTKTKTTYLWPLISKTHLTAETGSDEQQTPVFKDDGLAKEIAPGGRLEQLVSLGRELDVTWVIDPDLLASVEAMTKNYRIRTKDGKSTVAGKHQAAANQWLNDLGDAVKGQKVVALPFADPDLASLAHTGKAVTGSLGRLKEATEVGAKAVDAILQVKPSTDFTWPADGAIDPSIVDVATSAGAHSVIARSDSLRETGGLPYTPNAARPIGGGTTAVVADARLSTAFEGDMTGAERSTLAVQGFLAQSLMITMQDPEKQRSIVVAPQRMPSVSQAQAMAKALKALGEGRWSQPQGLAAAAKAKPDPSATTRVPSAGAYPAALRKQELPQSAFESIQSTQSMLERFQVILTEKDRVVTPFGRAIDREMATAWRGRPGEAKAYREGVTAYLTTLTEQVTLIKKSDAKLSGRSATIPVSVQNNLVQGVDHLVLRLTSMNPTRLKIGDGPYEEHPIKISGGHSQSVKFTTNANANGPVPVYAQLFTEDGEPYGDAVRFEVNVTEITLTVMLVIAGGLLLLVLAGFRMYTQRKRAARKRALEGPDEGPEGESGTESGEDDPEQPSDPTPDTAPESTDPSDTGERVDR from the coding sequence GTGGCCGAGGCGGCAGACATCCCGGGGACAAGCCCCTCACCTGCCCGCCGGTGGCTGCGGCGCACCGCAGCACTGCTGGTGGGTACCCCTTTGCTGGCCGGACTCCTGCACGTACCGGCAGGACCCGCCGCGCACGCCGCCGTACCGAGAGCGACGAAGACCGCCGCCACCGGCTCCAACACCGTCGACGTGTCGCTGGACGCGCTGACCCCCACCGTTCCCGGTGAGGACGACACGCTCACGGTCTCCGGCACGGTCACCAACGACAGCAAGCAGACGGTGACCAAGGCCGAGGTCGGACTGCGTCTGGGACCGACCCTGAACAGCCGGAGCTCGATCGATGGCGCCGCCAAGCGCAAGGGATACGTGCCGGGCTCCGACGGCAGCGAGGTCGGCGGCAAGTACGTCGAGAAGTTCGCCAAGCTGGCGCCCGGCGTCCGGCAGGACTTCAGCATCTCCATCCCGGTCAAGGAGCTGAACCTCGGCGCCGACGGCGTCTACCAGCTGGGCGTCGCGGTCACCGGCCAGTCCTCCGCGCAGCCCTACCCGCAGGTGCTCGGCTTCGAGCGCACCTTCCTGCCGTGGCAGCCCGACGCCACCGACACGAAGACGAAGACGACGTATCTGTGGCCGCTCATCTCCAAGACCCACCTCACCGCCGAGACGGGCTCCGACGAGCAGCAGACGCCGGTCTTCAAGGACGACGGCCTGGCCAAGGAGATCGCTCCCGGCGGACGCCTGGAACAGCTCGTGTCGCTGGGCCGCGAGCTCGACGTCACGTGGGTCATCGACCCGGACCTGCTGGCCTCCGTGGAGGCCATGACGAAGAACTACCGGATCCGGACCAAGGACGGTAAGTCCACCGTCGCGGGCAAGCACCAGGCGGCCGCCAACCAGTGGCTCAACGACCTCGGAGACGCGGTCAAGGGCCAGAAGGTCGTCGCCCTGCCCTTCGCCGACCCCGACCTCGCGTCCCTCGCCCACACCGGCAAGGCCGTCACGGGCTCGCTGGGCCGCCTCAAGGAGGCCACCGAGGTCGGCGCGAAGGCGGTGGACGCCATCCTCCAGGTGAAGCCGAGCACCGACTTCACGTGGCCCGCGGACGGCGCGATCGACCCCTCCATCGTCGATGTCGCCACCTCGGCGGGCGCCCACTCCGTGATCGCCCGCAGCGACAGCCTCCGCGAGACCGGGGGCCTTCCGTACACGCCCAACGCCGCCCGTCCCATCGGCGGCGGCACGACGGCGGTAGTGGCCGACGCACGGCTCTCGACCGCCTTCGAGGGCGACATGACGGGCGCCGAGCGCTCCACGCTCGCCGTGCAGGGGTTCCTCGCCCAGAGCCTGATGATCACGATGCAGGATCCGGAGAAGCAGCGCAGCATCGTCGTCGCGCCCCAGCGCATGCCGTCCGTCAGCCAGGCCCAGGCCATGGCGAAGGCACTGAAGGCCCTCGGCGAGGGACGCTGGTCACAGCCCCAGGGCCTGGCCGCGGCCGCGAAGGCGAAGCCGGACCCGAGCGCCACGACCCGGGTCCCGTCGGCCGGCGCGTACCCGGCGGCACTGCGCAAGCAGGAGCTGCCGCAGTCGGCCTTCGAGTCCATCCAGAGCACCCAGAGCATGCTCGAGCGGTTCCAGGTGATCCTCACCGAGAAGGACCGGGTGGTCACGCCGTTCGGGAGGGCCATAGACCGTGAGATGGCGACCGCCTGGCGCGGCCGTCCGGGCGAGGCGAAGGCCTACCGCGAAGGCGTCACGGCCTACCTGACCACGCTCACCGAGCAGGTGACGCTGATCAAGAAGTCCGACGCGAAGCTGTCCGGGCGCAGCGCCACGATCCCGGTGTCGGTGCAGAACAACCTGGTGCAGGGCGTCGACCACCTGGTGCTGCGCCTGACCTCCATGAACCCCACCCGTCTGAAGATCGGCGACGGGCCGTACGAAGAGCACCCGATCAAGATCTCGGGAGGCCACTCCCAGTCGGTCAAGTTCACGACCAACGCCAACGCCAACGGTCCGGTTCCGGTCTACGCCCAGCTCTTCACTGAGGACGGCGAGCCGTACGGCGACGCGGTCCGCTTCGAAGTCAACGTCACCGAGATCACCCTCACGGTGATGCTCGTCATCGCCGGTGGCCTCCTGCTGCTCGTGCTCGCCGGATTCCGCATGTACACCCAGCGCAAGCGCGCGGCCCGGAAACGCGCTCTGGAGGGGCCCGACGAGGGCCCCGAGGGCGAATCCGGCACCGAGTCCGGGGAAGACGACCCCGAGCAGCCGAGTGACCCGACGCCGGACACCGCTCCTGAAAGCACCGACCCGTCGGACACGGGTGAGAGAGTGGACCGTTGA
- the murJ gene encoding murein biosynthesis integral membrane protein MurJ gives MNAPYDGDRGQGAGGSASPGGPPPGSPEHGQVPPQPAPDMYLQDAYDQDPYRAQDLSAQDPVNEALYDRAAHPPPPPGTYQQQQPLYAQPPTSQHAPDPRVWAQTPAPEPEGPTRHLPYGDDARTTQFVGVDDLVTQAGEEHHEPDAFAHLFRDQQPGGYRSQQAPYQQDAYPQGGYQQEGYQQAAYQQDGYQQGGYPQGNGYQQGGGYQQGESYSQGNGYQQGNGYQQPVDGVYPPADQPVVPAPAAAPAPTPAPAPPAKSGGRASSLLKSSAVMAAGTLVSRLTGFIRSALIVSALGVGLLGDTFQVVYQIPTMIYILTVGGGLNSVFVPQLVRSMKEDEDGGEAYANRLLTLVMVALGVLTALGIVLAPQLVRLMSVPVANDPAATEVGTTLLRYFLPSIFFMGVHVVMGQILNARGKFGAMMWTPVLNNVVIIFTLGMFIWVYGSSAESGMSVNSIPPQAEKLLGIGILLGLVVQALAMIPYLRETGFRLRPRFDWKGHGLGKAAKLAKWTILFVLANQAGALVVTQLATAATTNLPSTSGIGFAAYANAQLIWGLPQAIITVSLMAALLPRLSRSAQDGDTGSVRDDISQGLRTTAVAIVPISFGFVALGIPMCTLIFGSSGSAQATNMGFMLMAFGLGLIPYSVQYVVLRAFYAYEDTRTPFYNTVIVAVVNAAASAACYMLLPTRWAVTGMAAVYGLAYATGVGIAWRRLRKRLGGDLDGAHVMRTYARLAIAALPAALLGGGAAYAVTQGLGQGVLGSLAALIAGGAVLLGVFFIAAKRMRIAELNSMVGMVRGRLGR, from the coding sequence ATGAACGCGCCGTACGACGGTGACCGTGGCCAGGGCGCGGGCGGCTCCGCCTCGCCCGGAGGCCCGCCTCCCGGCTCGCCCGAGCACGGGCAGGTGCCACCGCAGCCAGCGCCGGACATGTACCTCCAGGACGCCTATGACCAGGATCCCTACCGGGCTCAGGACCTCTCGGCCCAGGACCCAGTGAACGAGGCGCTCTACGACCGCGCGGCGCACCCACCGCCGCCGCCCGGCACCTACCAGCAACAGCAGCCGCTGTACGCCCAGCCGCCCACGTCGCAGCACGCCCCCGACCCGCGCGTATGGGCCCAGACCCCGGCCCCCGAGCCGGAGGGCCCCACCCGCCACCTCCCGTACGGCGACGACGCCAGGACGACCCAGTTCGTGGGCGTCGACGACCTGGTCACCCAGGCCGGCGAGGAGCACCACGAGCCGGACGCCTTCGCCCACCTCTTCCGTGACCAGCAGCCCGGCGGCTACCGGAGCCAGCAGGCGCCCTACCAGCAGGACGCGTACCCACAGGGCGGGTACCAGCAGGAGGGGTACCAGCAGGCCGCCTATCAGCAGGACGGCTACCAGCAAGGCGGCTATCCCCAGGGCAACGGCTATCAGCAGGGCGGCGGATACCAGCAGGGCGAGAGCTACTCCCAGGGCAACGGGTACCAGCAGGGCAACGGCTATCAGCAGCCGGTCGACGGCGTCTATCCGCCCGCCGACCAGCCGGTGGTCCCGGCCCCCGCGGCCGCCCCCGCCCCGACTCCCGCTCCCGCGCCGCCCGCCAAGTCGGGCGGCCGCGCGTCGAGCCTGCTGAAGTCCAGCGCCGTCATGGCGGCGGGCACGCTCGTCTCGCGCCTCACCGGCTTCATCCGTTCCGCCCTGATCGTCTCGGCGCTCGGCGTCGGCCTGCTCGGTGACACCTTCCAGGTCGTCTACCAGATCCCGACGATGATCTACATCCTCACCGTCGGTGGTGGCCTCAACTCCGTGTTCGTACCGCAGCTGGTGCGTTCCATGAAGGAGGACGAGGACGGCGGCGAGGCCTACGCCAACCGCCTGCTGACCCTCGTCATGGTGGCGCTCGGCGTGCTCACCGCCCTGGGCATCGTCCTCGCCCCGCAACTGGTCCGGCTGATGTCCGTACCGGTCGCCAACGACCCGGCGGCCACCGAGGTCGGCACCACCCTGCTCCGCTACTTCCTGCCCTCGATCTTCTTCATGGGCGTCCACGTGGTGATGGGGCAGATCCTCAACGCACGCGGCAAGTTCGGCGCGATGATGTGGACGCCGGTCCTCAACAACGTCGTCATCATCTTCACGCTCGGCATGTTCATCTGGGTGTACGGGTCGTCGGCGGAATCCGGCATGTCCGTCAACAGCATCCCGCCGCAGGCCGAGAAGCTCCTCGGCATCGGCATCCTGCTCGGTCTCGTCGTCCAGGCCCTGGCGATGATCCCGTACCTCCGGGAGACCGGCTTCAGGCTGCGCCCGCGCTTCGACTGGAAGGGCCACGGCCTGGGCAAGGCCGCCAAGCTCGCGAAGTGGACCATCCTCTTCGTGCTGGCCAACCAGGCGGGCGCCCTCGTCGTCACCCAGCTGGCGACCGCGGCCACCACCAACCTGCCGTCGACCAGCGGCATCGGCTTCGCGGCCTACGCGAACGCCCAGCTCATCTGGGGCCTGCCGCAGGCCATCATCACGGTCTCCCTGATGGCGGCCCTGCTGCCCCGGCTCTCCCGGTCCGCGCAGGACGGGGACACCGGTTCGGTACGCGACGACATCTCGCAGGGCCTGCGCACGACGGCCGTGGCCATCGTCCCCATCTCCTTCGGGTTCGTCGCACTCGGCATCCCGATGTGCACCCTGATCTTCGGCTCCTCGGGCAGCGCCCAGGCCACGAACATGGGCTTCATGCTGATGGCCTTCGGCCTCGGCCTGATCCCCTACTCCGTGCAGTACGTCGTGCTGCGCGCGTTCTACGCCTACGAGGACACCCGGACGCCCTTCTACAACACGGTCATCGTCGCCGTCGTCAACGCCGCCGCGTCCGCCGCCTGCTACATGCTGCTGCCCACCCGCTGGGCGGTCACCGGCATGGCGGCCGTCTACGGACTCGCGTACGCGACCGGCGTCGGCATCGCCTGGCGCCGACTGCGCAAGCGGCTCGGCGGCGACCTGGACGGCGCCCATGTGATGCGCACCTACGCCCGTCTCGCGATCGCCGCGCTGCCCGCTGCGCTCCTTGGCGGCGGAGCCGCTTACGCGGTCACCCAGGGGCTCGGACAGGGCGTCCTCGGGTCACTCGCGGCACTGATCGCGGGCGGTGCGGTACTGCTCGGCGTCTTCTTCATCGCCGCGAAGCGCATGCGGATCGCGGAGCTCAACTCGATGGTCGGTATGGTCCGCGGACGTCTCGGTCGCTGA
- a CDS encoding protein kinase family protein, with amino-acid sequence MAERSTAAVDVADNSGDEPLTAKAEQATADGVAQTRERDTAADEDVAENDEPTSRGASSPPELHSGHKLARRYRLEECVTRLDGFSSWRAVDEKLRRAVGVHLLPADHPRARSVLAAARSSALLGDPRFVQVLDAVEENDLVYVVHEWLPDATELTAVLAAGPLEAHDAYQLVTQTSQAMAAAHREGLAHLRLTPSAVLRTSTGQYRIRGLAVNAALRGISSDTPQRTDTEAIGALLYASLTQRWPYEDDAYGLSGLPKGVGLIAPDQVRAGVHRGLSELAMRALVNDGATASRQEPPCTTPEELVKAIGEMPRIRPPEPTFTAPPEYQRTTYQQGTYGRPAAHPGVTQPVPAPPPPLQSRTGRALKWAVSALLIAALGLGSWQLADALMDRENSSEPGSSETSGGGDKGESKSAKNLTVKDARELVVENRTQDPDKVGGTYDGNDATLWRTKTYNDGPELAPYKPGVGIVYDLGSEQEVSAASIGVLYGGPHTSATLYSADSLSPSTPVSSMKKIGTGTTSGTTLKIKAGKKPVKSRYVLLWMTAVPKSATDGYYSAGFKQAIKDVKFTG; translated from the coding sequence GTGGCGGAACGGAGCACGGCTGCCGTCGACGTGGCAGACAACAGCGGCGATGAGCCGCTGACCGCCAAGGCGGAGCAGGCCACGGCCGACGGGGTGGCCCAGACCCGGGAGCGGGACACGGCAGCAGACGAAGACGTGGCGGAGAACGACGAGCCCACGAGCCGCGGGGCCTCCTCACCCCCGGAACTGCACAGCGGCCACAAGCTGGCCAGACGCTATCGGCTCGAGGAGTGCGTCACCCGTCTGGACGGTTTCAGCAGCTGGCGTGCGGTGGACGAGAAGCTCCGCCGAGCGGTCGGCGTGCACCTCCTGCCCGCCGATCATCCGCGGGCCCGTTCGGTCCTCGCGGCGGCCCGGTCCTCGGCGCTGCTGGGTGATCCGCGCTTCGTGCAGGTCCTGGACGCGGTCGAGGAGAACGACCTCGTCTACGTGGTCCACGAGTGGCTGCCGGACGCCACGGAGCTGACCGCGGTCCTCGCGGCAGGCCCGCTGGAGGCGCACGACGCGTACCAGCTCGTCACCCAGACCTCCCAGGCGATGGCCGCGGCGCACCGCGAGGGGCTCGCGCATCTGCGGCTGACGCCCAGCGCCGTGCTTCGCACCTCGACCGGGCAGTACCGCATCCGCGGTCTCGCGGTGAACGCCGCGCTGCGCGGCATCAGCTCCGACACCCCCCAGCGCACCGACACCGAAGCGATCGGCGCCCTGCTGTACGCGTCGCTGACGCAGCGCTGGCCCTACGAGGACGACGCGTACGGCCTCTCCGGGCTTCCCAAGGGCGTCGGGCTCATCGCCCCCGACCAGGTGCGCGCGGGCGTGCACCGCGGCCTCTCCGAGCTCGCCATGCGCGCGCTCGTCAACGACGGTGCGACCGCGTCACGCCAGGAACCTCCGTGCACGACTCCGGAGGAGCTGGTGAAGGCCATCGGCGAGATGCCCCGCATCCGCCCGCCGGAGCCCACCTTCACCGCGCCGCCCGAGTACCAGCGCACGACCTACCAGCAGGGCACGTACGGCCGTCCTGCCGCCCACCCCGGCGTCACGCAGCCCGTGCCGGCTCCGCCGCCCCCGCTCCAGAGCCGGACCGGCAGGGCGCTCAAGTGGGCCGTGTCCGCGTTGCTCATCGCGGCCCTCGGTCTGGGCAGCTGGCAGTTGGCGGACGCCCTGATGGACCGCGAGAACTCCAGCGAGCCGGGTTCCTCGGAGACCTCGGGGGGCGGCGACAAGGGCGAGTCCAAGTCCGCAAAGAACCTGACCGTCAAGGACGCCAGGGAGCTCGTCGTCGAGAACCGCACGCAGGACCCGGACAAGGTCGGCGGCACGTACGACGGGAACGACGCCACGCTGTGGCGCACCAAGACGTACAACGACGGCCCCGAACTCGCTCCGTACAAGCCCGGTGTCGGTATCGTCTACGACCTCGGCTCGGAGCAGGAGGTGTCCGCCGCGTCGATCGGCGTGCTGTACGGCGGTCCCCACACGTCGGCCACGCTGTACTCCGCGGATTCGCTGTCGCCCTCGACGCCGGTCTCTTCGATGAAGAAGATCGGCACGGGTACGACGTCGGGGACGACCCTGAAGATCAAGGCCGGCAAGAAGCCGGTGAAGTCCCGCTACGTGCTGCTCTGGATGACGGCGGTACCGAAGTCGGCGACCGACGGCTACTACAGTGCGGGCTTCAAACAGGCCATCAAGGACGTGAAGTTCACGGGCTGA
- the sigM gene encoding RNA polymerase sigma factor SigM, with protein sequence MDGTEHGDMSDQDLLACHVDGDKDAFGELVRRHRDRLWAVALRTLGDREEAADAVQDALVSAYRAAHTFRGQSAVTTWLHRITVNACLDRARKAASRKTSPIDDTERLEQLLEPEESAAAPVERGDLHRELLEALGTLPHDQRAALVLVDMQGYPVAEAARVLDVPTGTVKSRCARGRARLLPLLTHLRTEIPTRNGEGDGDTGESKKPGSGRNRTQGTSVPPAAGPRDAGPSDSAAVKGGGGRA encoded by the coding sequence GTGGACGGCACCGAGCACGGTGACATGAGCGACCAGGACCTCCTCGCCTGCCATGTGGACGGCGACAAGGACGCCTTCGGCGAGCTCGTGCGGCGCCATCGCGACCGGCTGTGGGCCGTGGCGCTGCGCACCCTGGGCGACCGCGAGGAGGCCGCCGACGCGGTCCAGGACGCGCTCGTCTCGGCCTATCGCGCGGCACACACCTTCCGGGGCCAGTCCGCCGTGACGACCTGGCTGCACCGCATCACCGTGAACGCGTGCCTCGACCGGGCGCGGAAGGCCGCCTCCCGCAAGACCTCCCCGATCGACGACACCGAGCGCCTCGAGCAGCTCCTGGAGCCCGAGGAATCGGCCGCCGCGCCCGTGGAGCGCGGCGATCTGCACCGGGAGCTCCTGGAGGCGCTGGGCACCCTGCCCCACGACCAGCGCGCGGCACTCGTCCTCGTCGACATGCAGGGCTATCCGGTGGCCGAGGCAGCCCGCGTCCTCGACGTCCCCACCGGCACGGTCAAGAGCCGCTGCGCGCGGGGCAGAGCCAGACTGCTGCCGCTCCTCACCCATCTGCGGACGGAGATTCCCACGCGGAACGGGGAAGGGGACGGCGACACAGGCGAAAGCAAGAAGCCGGGCTCAGGGCGGAACCGGACGCAGGGGACATCCGTCCCACCGGCAGCAGGGCCACGGGATGCGGGACCAAGCGATTCAGCTGCTGTGAAGGGCGGAGGTGGGCGAGCGTGA